In Paenibacillus guangzhouensis, a single window of DNA contains:
- a CDS encoding NAD-dependent epimerase/dehydratase family protein, with the protein MVVIKKKIAVLGATGHIAKNIITGLCLKKEHEIFAYARTEAKLVEFLEAERLEVVTILDLNDFKERFFDVIINCVGIGNPQDLQQDPYKIFHLTESFDNLIIEKIRDSQETLYINFSSGAAYGEDFMKPVEYTTSNKVKINSFSTKDYYGVTKLYTEAKHRSLLMNNIVDLRVFGFFSRYIDLNSKFLMTDIINCIRTGNELVTSPSNIIRDYIHPHDLNQLIERLINNPEVNDAFDVYSKCPISKFDLLNYFKDNHQLSYRIIEGDVKSSVTGNKDNYYSEFHKAQNVGFHPQYSSIESIDDEYKYIRMRLEK; encoded by the coding sequence ATGGTGGTGATTAAAAAGAAGATAGCGGTATTAGGCGCTACAGGTCATATAGCCAAAAATATTATAACAGGGTTATGTTTAAAGAAAGAGCATGAAATATTTGCATATGCGCGTACTGAGGCAAAGTTAGTAGAGTTTCTTGAAGCGGAGCGTTTAGAGGTTGTAACCATACTAGATTTAAATGATTTTAAGGAGCGGTTTTTTGATGTCATCATAAATTGCGTTGGCATCGGAAATCCACAAGATTTACAGCAAGATCCTTATAAAATTTTTCATCTAACAGAATCATTCGATAATTTGATTATAGAGAAGATTCGTGATTCACAAGAAACATTGTATATCAATTTTAGCAGTGGTGCGGCGTACGGTGAAGATTTCATGAAGCCCGTAGAATATACAACTTCGAATAAAGTAAAGATTAATAGTTTTTCAACCAAAGATTATTATGGTGTAACTAAGCTGTATACTGAAGCAAAGCATCGAAGTTTATTGATGAATAATATTGTCGATTTGAGAGTTTTTGGCTTTTTTAGCAGGTATATTGATCTAAACTCAAAGTTCCTCATGACTGATATTATTAACTGTATTAGGACTGGCAATGAGCTTGTAACTAGTCCGTCTAATATTATTCGTGATTACATTCATCCGCATGACTTAAATCAACTTATTGAACGACTTATCAATAACCCTGAAGTTAATGATGCTTTTGACGTTTATTCAAAATGCCCTATATCGAAATTTGATTTGCTGAATTACTTTAAGGATAATCATCAATTGAGCTATAGAATTATTGAGGGGGATGTGAAGTCATCTGTTACAGGTAACAAGGACAATTACTACTCAGAATTTCATAAGGCACAAAATGTAGGATTTCACCCACAGTATAGCTCTATAGAGAGTATTGATGATGAGTATAAATATATTAGAATGAGGCTAGAAAAATGA
- a CDS encoding thiamine pyrophosphate-binding protein has protein sequence MKLSDYVIDFIKKEGVSHVFEFIGGAIAHLLDSIAKRDDIECVSVRHEQAASFAAEAYARMNGKLGVAMATSGPGALNLLTGIGSCFFDSVPCLFVTGQVNTYEYKFDRPVRQIGFQETDIVSVVTPLTKYAALVTDPSQIRYSLEKAVYLAQNGRPGPVLIDIPMNVQRADIDPSNLESFFDSDEYKELSMANDVLDARIISQLYEMISNAQRPVILAGGGVRVSNAYEELSLFIEKTGIPVVSSLMGLDVISHDNPLYCGLIGSYGNRYSNMTLANCDLLIILGSRLDSRQTGTRPDTFARAAKKIHVDIDPNELNCKVQVDIAIKTDLLQFLKQMNIKLKNYRKPDLSDWLMKIETLKAKYPTSSGITSADIIEPNQFMGVLSSYARKIKAICLDVGQHQMWASQSFKLQDGQRILNSGGMGAMGFALPAAIGATLATNQESLVIAGDGGIQLNIQELDTLRRMNLPVKICVMNNNCLGMVRQFQDLYFDGRQQSTVSENPNFGDIFEAYGIPSYQVRSLSETATIEQFFAEEGPAFIEVMLQKNTEVQPKLVVNRPIEDMSPHLDREELKEVMLIDLVEEMEVPK, from the coding sequence ATGAAGCTTTCTGATTACGTTATTGATTTTATAAAAAAAGAAGGCGTCTCACATGTATTTGAATTTATAGGTGGAGCAATTGCACATCTCTTAGATTCGATTGCAAAAAGAGATGATATCGAATGTGTCTCGGTTCGCCATGAGCAAGCAGCGTCTTTTGCAGCAGAAGCATATGCCAGAATGAATGGAAAACTTGGCGTTGCTATGGCAACTAGCGGCCCGGGGGCGTTGAATTTATTGACAGGGATTGGGAGCTGTTTCTTTGATTCAGTTCCTTGTTTGTTTGTAACAGGCCAGGTAAATACATATGAATATAAATTTGATAGACCTGTTCGACAAATTGGATTTCAAGAAACGGATATCGTAAGTGTTGTAACACCACTCACGAAGTATGCAGCATTAGTAACTGACCCATCCCAAATTAGATATTCTTTAGAAAAAGCCGTTTATCTAGCTCAGAATGGTAGACCTGGGCCAGTTCTGATTGATATCCCAATGAATGTTCAAAGAGCTGACATTGATCCGAGTAATTTAGAGAGTTTCTTTGACAGTGATGAATACAAAGAGTTATCAATGGCGAACGATGTTCTGGATGCTCGTATCATCTCCCAATTATATGAAATGATTTCTAACGCACAGAGACCAGTAATACTTGCGGGAGGTGGCGTGAGAGTAAGTAACGCCTATGAAGAACTTAGTTTGTTTATAGAGAAAACCGGTATACCTGTTGTGAGTTCATTAATGGGCCTTGACGTTATTTCACATGATAATCCACTTTATTGCGGGTTAATTGGCTCGTATGGAAATCGATATAGCAATATGACGTTAGCGAACTGTGATTTATTGATTATACTAGGTTCTAGACTAGATAGTAGGCAAACGGGAACAAGACCCGATACATTTGCACGAGCAGCGAAAAAAATCCACGTTGACATTGACCCTAATGAGTTGAATTGCAAGGTACAGGTTGATATAGCAATTAAAACTGACTTATTACAATTTTTGAAGCAAATGAATATCAAGTTAAAAAATTATAGAAAGCCGGATCTATCAGACTGGCTAATGAAGATCGAAACACTTAAAGCAAAATATCCGACTTCATCTGGGATTACATCAGCAGATATAATTGAACCAAATCAATTTATGGGTGTACTATCTTCATATGCAAGGAAAATTAAAGCCATCTGTTTAGATGTCGGTCAGCATCAAATGTGGGCATCTCAATCATTTAAACTCCAAGATGGCCAGCGTATTCTTAACTCGGGTGGAATGGGGGCAATGGGTTTTGCGCTGCCTGCAGCAATTGGTGCAACGCTAGCCACTAATCAGGAATCACTCGTTATTGCCGGGGATGGAGGCATTCAACTAAACATTCAAGAATTGGATACCCTTAGACGAATGAATTTGCCTGTCAAAATTTGCGTTATGAATAACAATTGCCTGGGCATGGTTAGACAATTCCAAGACTTATATTTTGATGGAAGACAGCAATCGACGGTAAGTGAGAATCCGAACTTTGGTGATATTTTCGAAGCATATGGCATTCCTTCATATCAAGTTAGATCATTGAGCGAGACAGCAACGATCGAACAGTTTTTTGCTGAGGAAGGGCCTGCTTTTATAGAAGTCATGTTACAAAAAAATACAGAAGTTCAACCTAAGTTGGTTGTAAATCGTCCGATTGAAGATATGTCGCCGCATTTAGATAGAGAAGAGTTAAAGGAAGTCATGCTCATTGATCTTGTTGAAGAAATGGAAGTCCCTAAATAA
- the rfbG gene encoding CDP-glucose 4,6-dehydratase, translating into MINTNFWVNKRVFITGHTGFKGSWLSLWLHSMGAKVYGYAQIPNTEPSLYHVCGIDEILEKSFIADIRDSKSLQEAMEFSSPEIVIHMAAQPLVRESYINPVDTYSINVMGTVNLFEAVRNCSSVKAVVNVTTDKCYENKEWVWGYRENEPMGGYDPYSSSKACSELVTSAYKNSFFYHNEKRFVGVASARAGNVIGGGDWAKDRLIPDCIKALMADQTIIIRNPYSIRPWQHVLEPLGGYLLLAEKLFEDGEKYSEAWNFGPYDIDAKPVEWIVQEMCNKWGTEANYRVDSNPQPHEAQYLKLDCSKANAILNWSPRWNLETAIEKIVSWTKAYRNNENMREVCIKHIKEYQS; encoded by the coding sequence ATGATAAACACAAACTTTTGGGTAAATAAACGGGTATTTATAACAGGTCATACAGGCTTTAAAGGGTCTTGGTTATCGTTGTGGTTACATTCGATGGGGGCAAAAGTATACGGATATGCACAAATACCTAATACGGAGCCTAGCCTGTATCATGTTTGTGGAATTGATGAAATACTTGAAAAAAGCTTTATCGCAGATATTAGAGATAGCAAGTCGCTTCAAGAGGCTATGGAATTCTCATCTCCTGAAATCGTTATTCATATGGCGGCACAGCCTTTAGTAAGGGAATCGTACATTAATCCTGTGGATACTTATAGCATCAATGTTATGGGAACGGTTAATCTCTTTGAAGCAGTCCGGAATTGTAGTTCTGTGAAAGCTGTTGTGAATGTAACGACAGATAAATGTTATGAGAATAAAGAATGGGTTTGGGGATATAGAGAAAATGAACCTATGGGAGGATACGATCCATATTCTAGTAGTAAGGCATGCTCTGAATTAGTAACCTCAGCGTATAAAAACTCATTTTTTTACCATAACGAAAAGAGATTTGTAGGAGTAGCATCAGCTCGTGCTGGAAATGTTATTGGCGGGGGAGACTGGGCTAAAGATAGATTGATTCCTGATTGCATTAAGGCATTAATGGCTGATCAAACGATCATTATTCGTAATCCATATTCGATTAGACCTTGGCAGCATGTTTTAGAACCACTAGGAGGGTACTTGCTTCTGGCAGAAAAATTATTCGAAGATGGAGAGAAATATTCAGAAGCATGGAATTTTGGCCCTTACGATATTGATGCCAAACCAGTCGAATGGATTGTCCAAGAAATGTGTAATAAGTGGGGAACGGAAGCGAACTATCGTGTTGATTCAAATCCACAGCCGCATGAAGCGCAGTACTTAAAGTTGGACTGTTCTAAAGCGAATGCTATATTGAACTGGTCGCCACGCTGGAATTTGGAAACGGCAATTGAGAAAATTGTTAGTTGGACTAAGGCATATCGAAACAACGAAAATATGCGGGAAGTTTGTATAAAGCATATTAAGGAATATCAAAGCTGA
- the rfbF gene encoding glucose-1-phosphate cytidylyltransferase translates to MKVVILAGGYGTRISEESHLKPKPMIEIGQKPILWHIMKLYSQHGFNDFVICLGYKGFYIKEYFAHYFLHESDVTFDFRNDNQIITHNHSAEPWKVTLVNTGLDTMTGGRVKRIQPYIEDEPFMLTYGDGVSDVNITELVNYHKLHGRIGTVTSVQPSGRFGALNITENNLVKGFQEKPKGDNSWINAGFFVLQPEIFNYIADDSTIFEKAPLETLAKNEELMSYKHDGFWQPMDTLRDKNYLEDLWGSGKAPWKTWDRDPVNV, encoded by the coding sequence ATGAAGGTCGTTATACTTGCAGGTGGATATGGTACTCGAATTAGTGAAGAATCGCACTTAAAGCCTAAGCCGATGATCGAGATCGGACAAAAGCCTATCTTATGGCATATTATGAAATTGTATTCACAGCACGGGTTTAATGATTTTGTGATTTGTTTAGGCTACAAAGGATTTTATATTAAAGAATACTTTGCACATTATTTCCTTCATGAGTCCGATGTAACGTTTGATTTTAGAAATGATAACCAAATCATTACACATAATCATTCGGCAGAACCATGGAAAGTAACATTAGTCAATACGGGGCTTGATACGATGACAGGTGGGAGAGTGAAGCGAATCCAACCTTACATCGAAGATGAGCCATTTATGCTGACTTATGGTGATGGGGTATCGGATGTGAATATTACCGAGTTAGTTAATTATCATAAGTTACATGGAAGAATTGGGACGGTCACTTCTGTTCAACCAAGTGGGAGATTCGGCGCTCTTAATATTACTGAGAATAATCTAGTTAAAGGATTCCAGGAAAAGCCAAAAGGTGATAACTCATGGATCAATGCAGGTTTTTTTGTACTGCAACCCGAAATTTTTAATTATATTGCTGATGATAGCACAATTTTTGAGAAAGCTCCGCTAGAAACACTGGCAAAGAATGAGGAGTTAATGTCCTATAAACATGATGGATTCTGGCAACCAATGGATACTTTGAGAGATAAAAATTATCTTGAAGATTTGTGGGGATCTGGTAAAGCACCATGGAAAACTTGGGATCGGGATCCGGTGAATGTATGA
- the rfbH gene encoding lipopolysaccharide biosynthesis protein RfbH: protein MKQGSIVKFKNTGEYGLIGYELENIFQVFKLSKNAPEIQNGNFHEVIKVNKETPLFLDVRDKLHVLKNDIEFIFDLSEHDFEKVMRLEILSKVENYYDLFHSNRNKKFDVEKSSLSYGGRIYDEKEMRSLVDSSLDFWLTAGRYNKQFEKEFAEFLGVRYALLTNSGSSANLLAFSTLTSPKLGDRRVMPGDEVITVAAGFPTTVAPIIQNGAIPVFIDVELGTYNIMVDRIEDAITPRTKAIMVAHTMGNPFELDKVMEIAEKYNLWVIEDNCDALGSTFNGKLTGTHGHIGTSSFYPPHHMTMGEGGAVYTNDPKLKMIIESFRDWGRDCWCESGCDNTCKKRFGWELGSLPYGYDHKYTYSHIGYNLRVTDMQAAIGVEQLKKVPSFVQARKNNFNRLLAGLRELDQYFILPRATENSDPSWFGFILTLRDGVNFTKNEIVDYLEANRIQTRMLFAGNLIRQPAYQNVNFRIHGGLKNTDKILYDTFLVGVYPGLSDEMIDYVIDKIKEFVYSKN from the coding sequence TTGAAACAAGGTAGTATAGTGAAGTTTAAAAATACAGGTGAATATGGTTTGATTGGATATGAACTAGAAAATATATTTCAAGTATTCAAACTAAGTAAAAATGCTCCAGAAATACAAAACGGAAATTTCCATGAAGTAATAAAAGTTAATAAAGAAACGCCGTTATTTTTAGATGTGAGAGATAAACTTCATGTATTAAAAAATGATATTGAATTTATCTTTGATTTAAGTGAGCACGATTTTGAGAAGGTAATGAGATTAGAAATCCTTTCAAAGGTTGAAAACTATTATGATCTTTTTCATTCTAATAGAAACAAAAAATTCGATGTTGAGAAATCTTCTCTTTCTTATGGCGGGCGAATCTATGACGAAAAGGAAATGCGCAGTCTTGTAGATTCATCGCTTGATTTCTGGCTTACGGCGGGTCGATATAACAAACAATTCGAAAAAGAATTTGCTGAATTCCTAGGTGTAAGGTATGCACTACTTACGAATTCCGGTTCATCCGCTAATCTATTGGCATTTTCAACACTTACTTCGCCAAAACTTGGTGATCGTCGTGTAATGCCTGGTGATGAAGTTATCACTGTAGCTGCGGGATTCCCAACAACGGTAGCTCCAATTATTCAAAATGGGGCGATCCCGGTATTTATTGATGTGGAGTTAGGTACATATAACATCATGGTTGATCGTATTGAAGATGCAATCACTCCAAGAACTAAGGCGATTATGGTAGCCCATACGATGGGGAATCCCTTTGAATTGGACAAGGTAATGGAAATTGCAGAAAAATACAATTTATGGGTAATAGAAGATAACTGTGATGCTCTGGGTTCGACATTTAACGGAAAACTTACGGGTACTCATGGTCATATTGGCACATCGAGCTTCTATCCGCCTCATCATATGACGATGGGTGAAGGTGGGGCAGTCTATACGAATGACCCTAAATTAAAGATGATTATTGAATCATTCAGGGATTGGGGTCGTGATTGCTGGTGTGAATCGGGTTGTGATAATACGTGCAAGAAACGTTTTGGTTGGGAATTAGGCTCTCTGCCGTATGGATATGATCATAAATATACGTATTCTCATATTGGATATAATTTGAGAGTTACGGATATGCAAGCAGCTATTGGGGTAGAGCAACTTAAGAAAGTGCCTTCGTTTGTACAGGCAAGAAAGAATAACTTTAATCGCTTATTGGCAGGATTGAGGGAGCTCGACCAATATTTTATTCTTCCTAGAGCAACAGAGAACTCGGATCCAAGCTGGTTTGGTTTCATTTTGACATTAAGAGATGGAGTTAACTTCACCAAAAATGAAATTGTTGATTACTTAGAAGCTAACCGCATTCAAACTCGCATGTTATTCGCGGGAAATCTCATCCGTCAGCCAGCTTATCAAAATGTTAACTTTAGAATTCATGGAGGCCTAAAAAATACTGATAAAATCTTATATGATACATTTCTCGTAGGGGTTTATCCAGGTTTGTCAGATGAGATGATTGATTACGTTATTGATAAAATCAAAGAATTTGTGTATTCCAAAAACTGA
- a CDS encoding glycosyltransferase family 39 protein: protein MNRLRLELKENIINKILLCSLFIINFFWYIKLGGYHTIMGDDLNSWDFFRGKSFLEAVLLNDFADKYRPVFNLVQYILYKLFDNNYQLYFMFNITFNCIIIYFVYKLLNLISNNKYISYAISLLFITSRFAYYNILQIYGLMEAICTLFLILIILNSYLLYCKGKKSGFLYILILEFLIIFTHERFIAIIPVIILFMHFHLIHEKKKKKKIIAFGLIVSPIIFYLMFKKLFLKSSILVGTGYTSIKINVYSVIKFFIGGLLNLFGFNIGPEHLNGIPINQVNLTTIIVSVLVLILSMIVFIAAIKGKDKKEKLIEFKIFLIMLMLVCALVLVSSITVYQELRWLQTPYLVFIIYMGYLFAKINSKKLMMILMILFTCCNLKQNSYYKDYIHNIYFVYSQQISDSAYDETIKKYGTNIRQYKVFIEKHRDIDWPLLDSLFLKPYLGDDTFKVEYVDNILDVDLTKIDPTKVVLLKLNDSQKRFINVTNEVILYKNKALGKNKNIKYSLIDHFHEGEVTPQSVNEDTPNGEGVFIFDWTTQFQKINTLTIISGFKYTYKNIFIPTDSKICGDLILPLKGSDGANFYISINDNGNERRIYESNVTQESNFNEIEISIEGYSGKNVDITFGVESPNGNNIADWIALGDLGIAQR from the coding sequence ATGAATAGGTTAAGGCTAGAATTGAAAGAAAATATAATTAATAAAATATTATTATGTAGTCTATTTATTATTAATTTCTTTTGGTATATAAAATTAGGTGGTTATCACACGATTATGGGTGATGATCTAAACAGTTGGGATTTTTTCCGTGGAAAGTCCTTTTTGGAGGCTGTTTTATTAAATGACTTCGCTGATAAATACAGACCTGTGTTTAATTTAGTGCAATATATATTATATAAATTATTCGATAATAATTATCAATTGTATTTTATGTTTAATATTACGTTCAATTGTATAATCATTTATTTTGTTTATAAATTATTAAACTTGATTAGTAATAATAAGTATATTAGTTATGCTATTTCCTTACTTTTTATTACATCCCGTTTTGCTTACTATAATATATTGCAAATTTATGGATTGATGGAGGCTATTTGTACATTATTCCTTATACTCATAATATTGAATTCGTATTTATTATACTGCAAAGGAAAAAAAAGTGGTTTTTTATATATACTTATACTGGAATTTTTAATTATTTTTACACATGAGAGATTTATAGCTATAATTCCAGTAATAATTTTGTTTATGCATTTTCACTTAATACATGAAAAGAAAAAGAAAAAGAAAATTATCGCATTTGGCTTAATTGTCTCCCCAATCATTTTTTATCTGATGTTCAAAAAGCTTTTTCTTAAATCAAGTATTTTAGTAGGGACTGGTTATACAAGTATCAAAATTAATGTATATTCGGTAATAAAGTTTTTTATAGGAGGGCTATTAAATTTATTTGGGTTTAATATAGGGCCAGAACACTTGAATGGTATTCCGATAAATCAGGTTAATTTAACAACAATAATAGTATCAGTATTAGTACTGATACTCTCTATGATAGTATTTATAGCAGCAATAAAAGGCAAGGATAAAAAAGAAAAATTGATTGAATTCAAAATATTTTTGATAATGTTAATGCTTGTATGCGCCTTAGTGCTAGTCTCATCAATTACTGTGTATCAAGAACTGAGATGGTTGCAAACCCCATACTTAGTATTCATTATATACATGGGATATCTTTTTGCTAAGATAAATTCCAAAAAATTGATGATGATTTTGATGATTTTATTTACTTGTTGTAACCTTAAACAAAATTCTTATTATAAGGATTATATCCATAATATATATTTTGTGTATTCTCAGCAGATTTCAGACTCTGCCTACGATGAGACCATTAAAAAGTATGGTACGAATATTAGGCAGTACAAAGTTTTTATAGAAAAACATCGGGATATAGATTGGCCTTTATTAGATTCATTGTTTTTAAAACCTTATTTGGGAGATGATACGTTTAAGGTTGAATATGTTGATAACATACTAGATGTAGATCTCACGAAGATTGATCCGACAAAAGTAGTTTTACTAAAACTGAATGATTCTCAAAAGAGATTTATTAATGTCACCAACGAGGTGATTCTATATAAAAATAAAGCGCTAGGTAAGAATAAAAACATTAAATATAGTCTTATCGACCATTTCCATGAAGGTGAGGTAACCCCACAGAGTGTAAATGAAGATACACCTAATGGGGAAGGAGTATTTATATTTGATTGGACAACACAATTTCAAAAGATAAATACGTTAACAATCATTAGTGGATTTAAATACACCTATAAGAATATATTTATTCCTACAGATTCGAAGATTTGTGGTGATTTAATACTTCCCCTTAAAGGAAGTGATGGTGCAAATTTCTATATCAGCATTAATGATAATGGAAATGAGCGTAGGATTTATGAAAGCAATGTCACGCAGGAATCCAATTTTAATGAAATAGAAATCAGTATTGAGGGCTATTCTGGAAAAAATGTTGATATTACATTTGGTGTTGAGTCACCAAATGGAAATAATATTGCCGATTGGATTGCATTGGGGGATTTGGGTATTGCCCAACGTTAA
- a CDS encoding D-glycero-alpha-D-manno-heptose-1,7-bisphosphate 7-phosphatase, whose translation MNKAVFFDRDGVINVEKNYVYKIEDFEFVDGIFDVMKHFQSLGYLLIVITNQAGIGRGYYSEEDFHKLNDWMIERFKVEGIEITKVYYSPYHPEHGIGEYKKDSWCRKPNPGMILQAKDDFDIDLRESILFGDKDSDIEAGIRAEVGENVLVQMNVKINANK comes from the coding sequence TTGAATAAGGCCGTGTTTTTTGATAGAGATGGAGTCATCAATGTAGAGAAAAACTATGTCTATAAAATTGAAGACTTTGAGTTTGTGGATGGAATATTTGATGTAATGAAGCATTTTCAATCTTTGGGGTATTTGCTAATTGTGATAACAAATCAGGCGGGGATTGGAAGAGGGTATTACTCAGAAGAGGATTTTCACAAGTTGAACGATTGGATGATTGAGCGGTTTAAGGTGGAGGGGATTGAGATTACTAAAGTTTACTACTCTCCTTATCATCCAGAGCACGGAATTGGGGAGTATAAAAAGGATAGTTGGTGTAGAAAACCGAACCCGGGAATGATTTTGCAAGCAAAAGATGATTTTGATATAGATTTGAGAGAGTCAATATTGTTTGGAGATAAAGATAGTGATATTGAGGCGGGGATAAGAGCTGAAGTCGGGGAAAATGTACTAGTTCAAATGAATGTGAAAATAAATGCGAATAAATAG
- a CDS encoding nucleotidyltransferase family protein — protein sequence MEAIILAGGFGTRLQSAVNDVPKPMAPINGQPFLTYLLKYLLKYDIRSVLLSTGYKHEVIEDYYGSCFQGVMRLEYSVEKEPLGTGGAIAQSMRYTTEEDIIVINGDTFFNVDLKEMMLFHRTQAGEMTMALKPMSDFERYGKVDHVNNRVVKFQEKQYTSFGDINGGVYILNRSIFNGCNLEKTFSFETDFLQKHLQRIQVNSYIADEYFIDIGIPEDYYKAQSELIKFE from the coding sequence ATGGAAGCTATTATACTTGCCGGAGGATTCGGAACAAGACTGCAAAGTGCTGTCAATGATGTACCTAAACCTATGGCACCTATTAATGGGCAACCATTCTTAACCTACTTACTTAAGTATTTATTAAAGTATGACATTCGTTCTGTTTTGTTGTCTACGGGATATAAGCATGAAGTTATCGAAGACTATTATGGTTCGTGCTTCCAGGGTGTTATGAGACTTGAATATTCAGTTGAAAAGGAGCCCCTCGGTACTGGAGGGGCTATTGCACAGTCAATGCGATATACAACAGAGGAAGATATCATCGTAATTAATGGAGATACTTTTTTTAATGTTGATCTGAAAGAAATGATGTTATTCCATAGAACTCAGGCTGGGGAAATGACGATGGCATTGAAACCAATGAGTGACTTTGAACGTTACGGTAAGGTGGATCACGTTAACAACCGAGTAGTGAAATTCCAAGAAAAACAATATACGAGTTTTGGTGATATCAATGGTGGTGTTTATATACTGAATCGTAGTATTTTTAATGGCTGTAATCTTGAGAAGACCTTTTCATTTGAGACTGATTTCCTTCAGAAACATCTACAGCGGATCCAGGTAAATTCATATATTGCAGACGAGTATTTTATTGATATTGGTATTCCTGAAGATTATTATAAAGCTCAAAGTGAGTTGATTAAATTTGAATAA
- a CDS encoding D-sedoheptulose 7-phosphate isomerase — MQSFINNQIKESYEIKRLILESTELTKLIKEVAEKTTVVYRNGKKTLLAGNGGSAADAQHIAGEFVSRFYFDRPGIPSVALTTDTSILTAIGNDYGYERLFARQIQAQGSEGDLFIGISTSGNSPNIISALKECREKGIITVGLTGASGGRMEEFCDYCIKVPSDETPRIQESHILIGHIICAVVEESIFGKGFN, encoded by the coding sequence ATGCAAAGTTTTATTAATAATCAGATAAAAGAATCTTATGAGATTAAGCGATTAATATTAGAGAGCACTGAATTAACAAAGCTCATCAAAGAGGTTGCTGAAAAGACAACTGTAGTATATCGGAATGGGAAAAAGACGTTGCTAGCAGGTAATGGAGGTAGTGCTGCCGATGCTCAGCATATCGCTGGAGAATTTGTAAGTCGGTTTTATTTTGATCGGCCGGGTATTCCATCAGTTGCGCTAACTACAGATACTTCAATATTAACTGCTATAGGGAATGATTACGGGTATGAACGATTGTTTGCTAGACAAATCCAGGCACAGGGTTCAGAGGGAGATTTATTTATTGGAATTTCAACATCAGGCAACTCCCCCAATATAATAAGTGCATTGAAAGAATGTAGAGAAAAAGGTATTATCACAGTGGGACTCACAGGAGCATCCGGAGGTAGAATGGAAGAGTTCTGTGATTATTGTATAAAAGTCCCTTCTGATGAAACACCGAGAATCCAGGAATCTCATATATTGATCGGACATATTATTTGTGCTGTAGTAGAAGAAAGCATTTTCGGGAAAGGATTTAATTAA